A genomic region of Pelodiscus sinensis isolate JC-2024 chromosome 19, ASM4963464v1, whole genome shotgun sequence contains the following coding sequences:
- the SLC39A3 gene encoding zinc transporter ZIP3 isoform X1 has translation MDSWTQQETQSTCSWWPRNHASPDACLNADVTIKVTEGRQQTHFPKSPWRGLPQGDKMNIKAAKVLCLLGVFFLMLLGSLLPVKIIEADYEKAHRSQKVIALCNSFGGGVFLATCFNALLPAVRAKLQEVLKLGNVTTDYPLAETIMLVGFFMTVFVEQLILTFRKEKPSFIDLETFNAGSDVGSDSEYESPFIASSRGRALYHEHSHHAHSHGLNVQELSQASPWRLFSLVFALSAHSIFEGLALGLQEEGSKVMSLFVGVAIHETLVAVALGVSMAKICLTLKDAAKLALTVSLMIPLGIGIGMGIESAENVASSVASVLLQGIAAGTFLFVTFFEILAKELEDKNDRLLKVLSLVLGYTALAVLVFFKW, from the exons ATGGACTCCTGGACGCAGCAGGAGACACAATCAACTTGCAG CTGGTGGCCTCGGAACCACGCTTCTCCGGATGCTTGTCTTAATGCTGATGTAACAATTAAAGTAACTGAAGGACGCCAACAAACTCACTTTCCAAAGAGTCCCTGGCGGGGTCTTCCCCAAGGAGACAAGATGAATATTAAAGCCGCCAAAGTTCTGTGCCTGCTGGGGGTCTTTTTCCTCATGCTGCTCGGGTCCCTCCTGCCCGTCAAGATCATAGAAGCAGATTATGAGAAAGCTCATCGCTCCCAAAAGGTCATTGCCCTCTGCAATTCCTTTGGAGGAGGGGTCTTCCTGGCCACCTGCTTCAACGCCTTGCTCCCCGCCGTACGAGCAAAG CTCCAAGAAGTCCTCAAGCTGGGGAACGTGACCACAGATTATCCCCTGGCCGAGACCATCATGCTGGTGGGTTTCTTCATGACCGTGTTTGTGGAGCAGCTCATCCTGACCTTTCGGAAGGAGAAGCCTTCCTTCATCGACCTGGAGACCTTCAACGCCGGCTCCGACGTCGGGAGCGACTCGGAATACGAGAGCCCCTTCATTGCCTCTTCCCGAGGGCGCGCGCTCTACCACGAGCACAGCCACCACGCCCACAGCCACGGCCTGAACGTCCAGGAGCtctcccaggccagcccctgGCGGCTCTTCAGCCTGGTGTTCGCCTTGTCTGCCCACTCCATCTTTGAGGGCCTAGCCCTGGGCCTCCAGGAGGAGGGCAGCAAAGTCATGAGCCTCTTTGTGGGCGTGGCCATCCACGAGACGCTGGTGGCTGTGGCGCTGGGTGTCAGCATGGCCAAGATCTGCTTGACGCTGAAGGATGCTGCCAAGCTGGCCCTGACGGTGAGTTTGATGATTCCCTTGGGCATCGGGATCGGCATGGGCATCGAGAGTGCCGAGAACGTGGCCAGCAGCGTGGCCTCCGTGCTGCTGCAGGGCATCGCCGCGGGCACTTTCTTGTTCGTCACCTTCTTTGAGATCCTGGCAAAGGAGCTGGAGGATAAAAACGACCGCCTGCTAAAGGTCCTCTCTCTGGTGCTGGGCTACACGGCCTTGGCGGTGCTCGTCTTTTTCAAGTGGTGA
- the SLC39A3 gene encoding zinc transporter ZIP3 isoform X2 yields the protein MNIKAAKVLCLLGVFFLMLLGSLLPVKIIEADYEKAHRSQKVIALCNSFGGGVFLATCFNALLPAVRAKLQEVLKLGNVTTDYPLAETIMLVGFFMTVFVEQLILTFRKEKPSFIDLETFNAGSDVGSDSEYESPFIASSRGRALYHEHSHHAHSHGLNVQELSQASPWRLFSLVFALSAHSIFEGLALGLQEEGSKVMSLFVGVAIHETLVAVALGVSMAKICLTLKDAAKLALTVSLMIPLGIGIGMGIESAENVASSVASVLLQGIAAGTFLFVTFFEILAKELEDKNDRLLKVLSLVLGYTALAVLVFFKW from the exons ATGAATATTAAAGCCGCCAAAGTTCTGTGCCTGCTGGGGGTCTTTTTCCTCATGCTGCTCGGGTCCCTCCTGCCCGTCAAGATCATAGAAGCAGATTATGAGAAAGCTCATCGCTCCCAAAAGGTCATTGCCCTCTGCAATTCCTTTGGAGGAGGGGTCTTCCTGGCCACCTGCTTCAACGCCTTGCTCCCCGCCGTACGAGCAAAG CTCCAAGAAGTCCTCAAGCTGGGGAACGTGACCACAGATTATCCCCTGGCCGAGACCATCATGCTGGTGGGTTTCTTCATGACCGTGTTTGTGGAGCAGCTCATCCTGACCTTTCGGAAGGAGAAGCCTTCCTTCATCGACCTGGAGACCTTCAACGCCGGCTCCGACGTCGGGAGCGACTCGGAATACGAGAGCCCCTTCATTGCCTCTTCCCGAGGGCGCGCGCTCTACCACGAGCACAGCCACCACGCCCACAGCCACGGCCTGAACGTCCAGGAGCtctcccaggccagcccctgGCGGCTCTTCAGCCTGGTGTTCGCCTTGTCTGCCCACTCCATCTTTGAGGGCCTAGCCCTGGGCCTCCAGGAGGAGGGCAGCAAAGTCATGAGCCTCTTTGTGGGCGTGGCCATCCACGAGACGCTGGTGGCTGTGGCGCTGGGTGTCAGCATGGCCAAGATCTGCTTGACGCTGAAGGATGCTGCCAAGCTGGCCCTGACGGTGAGTTTGATGATTCCCTTGGGCATCGGGATCGGCATGGGCATCGAGAGTGCCGAGAACGTGGCCAGCAGCGTGGCCTCCGTGCTGCTGCAGGGCATCGCCGCGGGCACTTTCTTGTTCGTCACCTTCTTTGAGATCCTGGCAAAGGAGCTGGAGGATAAAAACGACCGCCTGCTAAAGGTCCTCTCTCTGGTGCTGGGCTACACGGCCTTGGCGGTGCTCGTCTTTTTCAAGTGGTGA